The Gemmatimonadota bacterium genome contains the following window.
CCGGTCGGCCCGAAGATACTCGAGCCCAACCCGAACGCGCAGTCATTGGCCAGCCGCAGCGCCTGTTCCGCATCGCGCACCCTCATGACGGGCAGCAGGGGGCCGAAGGTCTCCTCCCGCATGACGTCCATGGAGTGATCTACGTCTGCCAGCACGGTAGGGGCGAAGAACCGGCCGGGCCCTGGCAGGCGGTGTCCGCCGGCCAGCAGGCGCGCGCCACGGCTGACGGCGTCGGCGATGTGGCGGTCCAGCCGCTCGAGCTGCGCCTCCGTGGTCAGGGCGCCGACGTCGCTGGCCGGATCTGACGCCGGCCCGACCACGAGCCCCGCCACCTCGCGCAGCACCCGCTCGAGGAACTTGTGGTACGCCGACTCCTCGACGTATACCCGTTCCACCGAAGTGCAGATCTGCCCCGCGTTCCAGAAAGCGCCCGCCACCGCCGCGCGCGCGGCACGGTCGAGATCGGCGCCGGCCAGGACCAGCATGGGATCCTTGCCGCCCAGCTCGAGCGTCACGGGGATGAGGCGCTCGGCCGCCATACGGGCTACTGCCCGGCCAGTGGCAACGCTGCCCGTGAAGGACAGCTTGTCCACGCCCGCCTCGATCAACGCCGCGCCCGTCGAACCATCGCCGGTCGCCACCAGGAGTAGATCTGGCGGCCAGCCGGCTTCCTGAGCCAGTTCCTCCATGAGCAGGGCGGAAAGCGGCGCAGCTTCCGAAGGCTTGAGCACCACCGCGTTGCCCGCCGCGAGCGCCGCCAGCGCGGCGCGCATGGTATTGAGGACGGGGAAATTCCAGGGGCCAATGACACCGACGACGCCGTAGGGCTCGCGCACCTCGTAGCAGCGTT
Protein-coding sequences here:
- a CDS encoding aldehyde dehydrogenase family protein — encoded protein: MTAPATGEVVGSVPMLDAAAVRVLVERARAAQPAWAALSPRARGRLLLRLRDHLALRAEEVADLSCRETGKLPAEALLSDVLTTCDLARWYARRAPAVLRRRRIPAGWLVNKRCYEVREPYGVVGVIGPWNFPVLNTMRAALAALAAGNAVVLKPSEAAPLSALLMEELAQEAGWPPDLLLVATGDGSTGAALIEAGVDKLSFTGSVATGRAVARMAAERLIPVTLELGGKDPMLVLAGADLDRAARAAVAGAFWNAGQICTSVERVYVEESAYHKFLERVLREVAGLVVGPASDPASDVGALTTEAQLERLDRHIADAVSRGARLLAGGHRLPGPGRFFAPTVLADVDHSMDVMREETFGPLLPVMRVRDAEQALRLANDCAFGLGSSIFGPTGQAMGLVSKLRAGMTCVNDALINAGVPGLPFGGTGESGYGRVYGDEGLREMSRTRAVLVSRIGWKFELPSYPLRRWGRTRALALVELLHGPGLLSRLRGLRRLVSRAPAGTSGVE